The proteins below come from a single Halobacillus salinarum genomic window:
- the guaC gene encoding GMP reductase, whose protein sequence is MENVFDYEDIQLIPAKCIVNSRSQCDTTATLGGRSFKLPVVPANMQTIIDESIAITLAEQGYFYVMHRFEPAKRMAFIKKMKERNLYASISVGVKEEEFQFVEQLCLENAVPDYITVDIAHGHANSVIEMIQHIKKHAPDSFVIAGNVGTPEAVRELENAGADATKVGIGPGKVCITKIKTGFGTGGWQLAALRWCAKAATKPIIADGGIRTHGDIAKSIRFGATMVMIGSLFAGHEESPGETFEKEGKRYKEYFGSASEFQKGERKNVEGKKMFVEHKGSLKDTLAEMEQDLQSSISYAGGDSLDAIRHVDYVIVKNSIFNGDQVY, encoded by the coding sequence ATGGAAAATGTATTCGATTATGAAGATATTCAATTAATTCCCGCAAAATGTATTGTCAACAGCCGATCTCAATGTGATACTACGGCTACTTTAGGAGGACGCAGCTTTAAACTGCCCGTGGTTCCGGCAAATATGCAGACAATTATAGATGAAAGCATTGCAATCACTTTAGCTGAGCAAGGTTACTTTTATGTGATGCATCGTTTTGAGCCTGCTAAACGCATGGCTTTTATTAAAAAGATGAAGGAACGTAATTTGTATGCCTCCATAAGTGTAGGTGTTAAAGAGGAAGAATTTCAGTTTGTAGAGCAGCTCTGTCTAGAAAATGCAGTACCAGATTATATAACGGTGGATATAGCACATGGTCATGCGAATTCGGTTATTGAAATGATTCAGCATATCAAAAAACATGCACCCGACAGTTTTGTAATCGCAGGAAACGTAGGTACACCAGAAGCTGTACGGGAACTTGAGAATGCTGGTGCTGATGCAACAAAAGTAGGTATTGGACCAGGAAAAGTGTGTATAACAAAAATAAAGACTGGCTTTGGTACAGGCGGCTGGCAGCTTGCTGCATTGAGATGGTGTGCAAAAGCTGCGACAAAACCAATTATTGCCGATGGGGGAATTCGAACCCACGGGGACATAGCTAAGTCGATCAGATTTGGAGCGACTATGGTGATGATTGGCTCTTTGTTTGCTGGCCATGAAGAATCCCCTGGAGAAACTTTCGAAAAAGAAGGCAAGCGGTATAAAGAATATTTCGGTTCTGCCTCTGAGTTTCAAAAAGGAGAAAGAAAAAATGTAGAAGGCAAAAAGATGTTTGTCGAGCATAAAGGCTCTTTAAAAGATACGTTAGCGGAGATGGAACAGGATCTGCAATCCTCGATTTCCTATGCGGGCGGAGACTCTTTGGATGCCATCAGACATGTAGACTATGTCATTGTAAAAAATTCTATATTTAATGGTGATCAAGTGTATTAA
- a CDS encoding GNAT family N-acetyltransferase produces the protein MRIRNVKEGDYSDISPVINNWWGGRDMSDMVPKLFFVHFTETSFIAEEDGKVVGFLIGFLSQTYPDEAYIHFAGVHPEYRRSKIGRKLYEQFFSVVLQQGRSVIRAVTSPVNKDSVNYHKRMGFELEKGDKELNGIPVHTHYDGIDQSRVLFMKYFQKEETR, from the coding sequence ATGAGGATACGAAACGTTAAGGAGGGGGATTATTCGGATATTTCTCCAGTGATCAACAACTGGTGGGGAGGAAGGGATATGTCGGATATGGTACCCAAACTGTTTTTCGTCCATTTTACAGAGACAAGTTTTATTGCAGAAGAGGATGGAAAAGTCGTCGGTTTTTTAATCGGATTTCTCTCCCAAACTTATCCCGACGAAGCCTACATACATTTTGCAGGAGTTCATCCAGAATATAGAAGAAGCAAAATAGGAAGGAAGCTGTACGAGCAATTTTTTTCTGTTGTTTTACAACAGGGAAGATCAGTCATTCGTGCAGTTACCTCACCCGTCAATAAGGATTCCGTAAACTACCATAAACGAATGGGCTTTGAACTGGAAAAAGGAGATAAAGAATTGAACGGCATCCCTGTGCACACTCATTACGACGGAATAGATCAGTCCCGCGTGTTATTTATGAAGTATTTCCAGAAGGAGGAAACAAGATGA
- a CDS encoding VOC family protein gives MKPKITVVTLGVENLEKAVAFYKEGLGFPTKGIIGEEFDQGAVAFFDLHEGLKLAVWHRENIASEAKIPLTPSSAAAFTIGHNVASKNEVNQVMEEAEKAGAVITDPAHETFWGGYSGHFQDLDGHVWEVVWNPDFESL, from the coding sequence ATGAAGCCAAAAATCACAGTGGTAACGCTTGGTGTTGAGAATCTTGAAAAAGCCGTAGCCTTTTACAAGGAAGGGTTAGGATTTCCTACGAAAGGAATCATTGGGGAAGAGTTTGACCAAGGGGCGGTTGCTTTTTTTGACCTTCACGAAGGTCTTAAACTTGCCGTTTGGCATCGGGAAAACATTGCATCTGAAGCAAAAATCCCCCTAACTCCTTCGAGTGCTGCAGCGTTCACAATCGGGCATAATGTAGCTAGCAAAAATGAAGTGAATCAAGTTATGGAAGAAGCAGAAAAAGCAGGGGCAGTCATTACAGATCCTGCTCACGAAACCTTTTGGGGAGGATATTCAGGCCATTTTCAGGACCTCGACGGCCACGTATGGGAGGTAGTATGGAATCCTGACTTTGAATCTTTATAA
- a CDS encoding cytidylyltransferase domain-containing protein — translation MKVAAIIQARLSSTRLAGKIMKQVLGKPLLEYQIERIKRAKLVDVICVATTTKESDQPIIDLCRRLSIPYVQGSEEDVLSRYYKAAKIVKADCIVRLTSDCPLIDPAVMDAVINKYISNYPQYHYVSNVIERTYPRGLDVEAFSMSVLTHLHKSLTKQNYREHVTLYVNKHPANYSIAHVKNKSGDYSHIRLTVDTIEDFQLIEKIITELYPLNKCFTFEDVLSLLSKHSDWLEINANVQQKEH, via the coding sequence TTGAAGGTAGCAGCTATTATTCAAGCCAGACTAAGTTCAACAAGGTTAGCAGGGAAAATCATGAAGCAAGTGCTGGGAAAACCATTATTAGAATACCAAATTGAACGAATAAAACGAGCAAAGCTTGTAGATGTTATTTGTGTCGCCACAACGACTAAAGAATCCGACCAGCCCATCATTGATTTATGCAGACGCTTATCTATTCCATATGTTCAAGGCTCAGAAGAAGATGTCCTTTCCCGTTATTACAAAGCAGCAAAAATAGTCAAAGCTGACTGCATCGTAAGATTGACTTCAGATTGTCCTTTAATAGATCCAGCCGTTATGGATGCCGTAATTAATAAATACATTTCCAATTATCCACAATATCACTATGTCTCCAATGTGATTGAGCGAACGTATCCTAGAGGACTGGACGTAGAAGCCTTTTCGATGTCCGTGCTTACCCACTTGCATAAATCTCTGACAAAACAAAACTATAGAGAACATGTAACCCTTTATGTGAACAAACATCCTGCTAACTATTCGATCGCTCATGTAAAGAACAAATCAGGAGACTATAGCCATATTCGTTTAACAGTGGACACGATTGAGGATTTTCAGTTAATCGAAAAAATAATAACTGAATTATACCCTTTAAATAAGTGCTTTACTTTTGAAGACGTACTTTCATTATTATCGAAGCATAGCGATTGGCTGGAAATAAACGCTAATGTTCAGCAAAAAGAACATTAA